From the genome of Haloterrigena sp. KLK7, one region includes:
- the engB gene encoding GTP-binding protein EngB: protein MFDTRPDREAEAVLVGRSNVGKSTLMRELTGHKFDTGGKPGVTRQPNHYDWAAEDFVITDLPGFGFMSGVDEEYREEIKTNIVQYVEEYADDILVGVLVVDGKSAVDIIDRHSGPDEIPYDVEMFHFLRDVGIPTVVAVNKMDKVDDKDERLNELCDRLGLYPPWKQWQETIAPITAKNGQISSLNEAVRTHLHEQNRDDLFKFF, encoded by the coding sequence ATGTTCGATACGCGACCCGACCGCGAGGCCGAGGCGGTGCTCGTCGGTCGCTCGAACGTGGGCAAGTCCACGCTCATGCGCGAGCTCACCGGCCACAAGTTCGACACCGGCGGCAAGCCCGGCGTCACGCGCCAGCCCAACCACTACGACTGGGCCGCCGAGGACTTCGTCATCACCGACCTCCCCGGCTTCGGCTTCATGAGCGGCGTCGACGAGGAGTACCGCGAGGAGATCAAGACGAACATCGTCCAGTACGTCGAGGAGTACGCCGACGACATCCTCGTCGGGGTTCTGGTCGTCGACGGCAAGAGCGCCGTCGACATCATCGACCGCCACTCCGGTCCCGACGAGATCCCCTACGACGTCGAGATGTTCCACTTCCTGCGGGACGTCGGGATCCCGACCGTCGTCGCCGTCAACAAGATGGACAAGGTCGACGATAAAGACGAGCGACTGAACGAGCTCTGCGACCGCCTCGGCCTCTACCCGCCGTGGAAACAGTGGCAGGAGACCATCGCGCCGATCACCGCCAAGAACGGGCAGATCAGCTCCCTCAACGAGGCCGTCCGCACGCACTTGCACGAGCAGAACCGGGACGATCTGTTCAAGTTCTTCTAG
- a CDS encoding TIGR00341 family protein, which translates to MRLVQLTVPTGKRETILEALDDREIDYVLTDEESNRGYTAVVYFPLPDPAVEPVLDELQDVGVDEDAYTVVVDAETVVSRRFEALREEYENGDVATDRISRQELQSEADSLTPTFSVYTIMTIISAVVATAGLFLDSPAVVVGSMVIAPLIGPALGASVGSVIDDEELFRESLFYQVLGVGLAIAAAAIFALIVRVTNIVPPSLNISTVGEISERLAPDLLSLAIALGAGVAGIISIATGTAVALVGVMIAAALIPPAAAAGIAIAWGEPSAAIGATALVFVNILSVNLAGLVTLWWAGYRPESLFSLGETEQRVRRRVVGLAVIVLVFAVFLGAITYSSYTASTFEQNANEEAELLLSEGEFAEYQLLEFEVVMDEDYPFVSPQRVVVTVGGPPGEAPPELADRLHERISQHTDEEVDVQVRYVGLLER; encoded by the coding sequence GTGCGGCTCGTTCAGTTGACAGTACCGACGGGGAAACGGGAGACGATCCTCGAGGCGCTCGACGACCGAGAGATCGACTACGTCCTGACCGACGAGGAGAGCAATCGGGGGTACACCGCGGTCGTCTACTTCCCGCTGCCGGATCCGGCCGTCGAACCGGTGCTCGACGAACTCCAGGACGTCGGCGTCGACGAGGACGCCTACACCGTCGTCGTCGACGCGGAGACGGTCGTCTCGCGGCGCTTCGAGGCCCTCCGCGAGGAGTACGAGAACGGCGACGTCGCGACCGACCGCATCTCGAGGCAGGAGCTGCAGTCCGAGGCGGATTCGCTGACGCCGACGTTCTCGGTCTATACGATCATGACGATCATCAGCGCCGTCGTCGCGACCGCGGGTCTGTTCCTCGATTCGCCGGCCGTCGTCGTCGGATCGATGGTGATCGCGCCGCTGATCGGGCCGGCCCTCGGCGCGAGCGTCGGCTCCGTGATCGACGACGAGGAACTGTTCAGGGAGAGTCTCTTCTACCAGGTCCTCGGGGTCGGCCTCGCGATCGCCGCGGCGGCGATCTTCGCACTGATCGTCAGAGTGACCAACATCGTTCCGCCGTCGCTCAACATCAGTACGGTCGGCGAGATCTCCGAACGGCTCGCCCCGGATCTGCTCTCGCTGGCGATCGCGCTGGGCGCCGGCGTCGCGGGGATCATCAGCATCGCGACGGGGACCGCCGTCGCGCTGGTCGGCGTCATGATCGCGGCGGCGTTGATCCCGCCCGCCGCGGCCGCCGGCATCGCCATCGCGTGGGGCGAGCCGTCCGCGGCGATCGGGGCGACGGCGCTCGTGTTCGTCAACATCCTCTCGGTGAACCTCGCCGGACTCGTGACGCTGTGGTGGGCCGGCTACCGCCCGGAGAGCCTGTTCTCGCTCGGCGAGACGGAGCAGCGCGTCCGGAGACGGGTGGTCGGTCTGGCCGTGATCGTCCTCGTCTTCGCCGTCTTCCTCGGCGCCATCACCTACTCGTCGTACACCGCCTCTACGTTCGAGCAAAACGCCAACGAGGAGGCCGAACTCCTCCTCTCCGAGGGGGAGTTCGCCGAGTACCAGCTCCTCGAGTTCGAGGTGGTGATGGACGAGGACTACCCGTTCGTCAGTCCCCAGCGCGTGGTCGTCACCGTCGGCGGTCCGCCCGGCGAAGCGCCGCCCGAGCTGGCCGATCGGTTACACGAACGGATCAGCCAGCACACGGACGAGGAGGTCGACGTCCAGGTCAGGTACGTCGGGCTCCTCGAACGCTGA
- a CDS encoding flagellin, with protein MVRTAVVQLLLFTAAITAAMLFAGTVATEAGLYAQSVDDEGDRDVATLDTEIAIINHPAAGTTYNETGDELTIYVKNVGDGSLEPAAVDLLIDGEYVRPNETRVLEGTDPVWREEAVLELTAPSSLEPGTHRVVVGTNGARDRLEFEHRIAYWLSPAGQNGTADSCDAETCTVSLNETDDDGLTLEMATDPDQPNESVSYASSNTTVATVDPENGTTDAAGTDSTTLNLHETGETTVTLDVGWDTDEIVIRVEE; from the coding sequence ATGGTCCGAACCGCCGTCGTCCAGTTGCTGTTGTTCACCGCCGCGATCACCGCTGCGATGCTGTTCGCGGGGACCGTCGCCACGGAGGCCGGACTGTACGCTCAATCGGTCGACGACGAGGGCGACAGGGACGTCGCGACCCTCGATACCGAAATCGCTATCATCAATCATCCCGCGGCCGGGACGACGTACAACGAGACCGGCGACGAACTGACGATATACGTCAAGAACGTCGGTGACGGCTCGCTCGAGCCCGCCGCGGTCGACCTCCTGATCGACGGCGAGTACGTTCGACCCAACGAGACTCGCGTGCTCGAGGGGACGGATCCCGTCTGGCGCGAGGAGGCGGTCCTGGAGCTGACCGCGCCGTCGTCGCTCGAGCCGGGGACCCACCGCGTCGTCGTCGGTACCAACGGGGCTCGAGACCGCCTCGAGTTCGAACACCGGATCGCCTACTGGCTCAGCCCCGCGGGGCAGAACGGAACTGCCGACAGCTGTGACGCCGAGACGTGTACCGTCTCCCTGAACGAGACCGACGACGACGGTCTCACGCTCGAGATGGCGACCGATCCCGATCAGCCGAACGAGTCGGTCTCGTACGCGAGTTCCAATACCACCGTCGCGACGGTCGACCCCGAGAACGGGACGACCGACGCTGCCGGGACCGACTCGACGACGCTCAATCTGCACGAGACCGGAGAGACGACCGTCACGCTCGACGTCGGGTGGGACACCGACGAGATCGTGATCAGGGTCGAAGAATAG